Sequence from the Malaciobacter pacificus genome:
TGAAAATGATATGGGAATGAAAGTTCAAGTAATGCTAGCTGATTTAACTAGAAGTGGAAATCCAATTGTTCCAAAAGTAAAACCTAAAAAAGCAACTGTTACTGTTCAAAGACCAGATTCTGGTCATGTAAAACTTGATTTACATGGACAAAGAGCAGATGAAGCAATTGAAAACTTAGATAAGTTTTTATCTGATGCACTTATTGCTGGATTTGATGAAGTTTTAGTATATCATGGAATAGGAACAGGAAAACTTGCATATGCTGTAAAAGAGTTCTTAAGAACACATCCAAGTGTAAGAGGTTTTGAAGATGCACCTGCAAATCAAGGTGGATTTGGAGCAAAAATTATAAAGCTTTAGTATAAGTATAAATTATAATTTTAAATTAATTAAAACTTATATATTAATTCAAAATTAATATAAGAAAAGTTAATATTATATTCAATAAAATAAATAAGGAAATTTTATGAATAAAAAAATATTAACTACTTTAGTAGTATTAAGTTCAACAATTTATCTAAATGGTATGGATATTACTAAAGCTCCTACTCCAAAAAAAGAAAAAGCCAAAACAGATTTAGGGCTTTATGTAACTGCTACAGAAGCTTCAAAGTATTTAGAAGCTAATAAATCATCGATTTTAATAGATGTTAGAAGTCCAGGGGAATTAAAGTTTATTGGTGCAGCAAGTAGAATGGATATACATGTGCCTTTAATGTTAGTTGATCCAAGTAAGTATAATCCTAAAAAAGGTGGTTATGCAATGAAAAAAAATAAATATGCTGTTGAAGAGATTGTTTTTGAATTAAACAATAAAAAAGTTAAAAAAGATGAAGCTATATTTGTTACTTGTAGATCTGGTTCTACAAGAGCAGCACCTATTGTAAATGCACTAGCAAAAAAAGGTTATACAAATGTATGGACATTAGTTGATGGCTATGAGGGTGGAAAAGCTAAAGATGGACAATTTAAGGGTGAAAGAGTTGTTGATGGTTGGCTTCATAGTGGCTTAGATTGGAGTTGGAAAGTTTCTGAGGAAAAACTATGGTTTGAGTGTAAATATAAAGAATTGTTTTCAAAAGAGGACAAACTAAAGTGTAATATGTAAAAATTTGTATAAATAAGTAAACATTTTTCCCTTTTTCCGTTATAATAACAAAATAATAATGGAGTATAATGTGAGTGAAACAATTCTAAAAAAAGAGAACAGTGTCTTAAAATTGATAAAATATGGGGCATTAATTTCAATAATAATTGTTTCACTTCTTATAACAATACTTTTCGTAAAAGAAAAAAATGATCTTTTGTCTTCTGATATAAAGAAGATAGAAGAGAATTATTTATCTTTAAATAACAGAACTATCGAAAATCTTGTAAATAAAATATATAACTTAATTGAATTAGAAAAAGATTTTGAAAAAGAAGACTTTAATTCAGAAATAAAAGAAGAAGTAACTCAAGCTTATTCTTTAATCTTATCCCTTTATAATGAAAAAATAAATCAAAAAGAGTTTTCTCAAGAAAAATTTATAGGAAGTATAAAAAATGCTTTAAGAGATATTAGATTTAATAATGATGGATATCTTTTTTTATATACTATGGATGGAAAAAATATCTTCAATGGGGAATTTCCAGCAATTGAAGGAAAAAATTTATGGGAACATAAAGATTCAAAAGGTACTTTTTTATTAAAAGAGATGTATAGTATTTTAAAAAATAAAGATGAGACTTTTTATGAATGGTTTTGGAAAGAAAAACCTAGTGATAAATTAGAATATAAAAAAATAGGTTTTTTTAAAAGAATACCTGAACTAAATATGTTTATTGGTGCAGGTTATTATGAAAAAAACTTGAAGAAACGAACTCAAACGAGAATTTTAAAAAAACTAAATAGTCTTAAATTAAAAGAACCTGAACACATTTTTATTTATGATTTAAAAGGGACATGTTTAGTTAACCCTAAAAAAGAGCTAATAGGAACTAATAGATACAATGTACAAAGTGAAGATGGAAAATTTATTTTAAGAGATTTGATTGATTTCTCTATTAAAAATAAAGAGGGCTTTATCCAATACAATTCAACAGTTAAATTAAATGAATCATTGATTTCTAATGACAAAATATCTTTTGTAAAACTATATGAAGATTGGAATTGGATGATAGGAAGTGGTTTTTATTTAGAAGAGCTTAAAAAAAGGATTATTGAAAAAAAAGAAGATTTAATTATTTCTAATAAAAAAACTATTAATGAAATAATTTTAATAGCTATAATAACTACATTTTTGATGATAATAGTATCTTTTTACTTATCAAATATTATCAATAATATCTTTCTTGATTATAAAAAAAGAATTGATTTAGAGATGAATAATACCCTTGAAAAAGAAAAACTTCTAATGCAACAATCTAAAATGGCAACAATGGGTGAAATGATAGCTAGTATTGCCCATCAATGGAAACAACCTTTAAATTTAATTTCAATCTCTAATGGTTTATTAAAAATAAATAATCAAGAAAAAGGTTTTTCAACACTGCAAGAAATTACTAATGCTATAGATAATATTGATAATTCAGTACATAACTTATCTCAAACTATTGATGATTTTAAAAATTTCTTTAGTCCAAATAAAGAGAAAGTTACATTTAATATTCTAGATGCAGTTGAAGATACATTTAAACTAATTAATACACAATTTAAAAATAATGATATAGTTATAATTAAAAATATAAAAGATATTGAGTTATTTGGTTATAAAAACGAATTGTTACAAGTACTTATAAATATATTAAAAAATTCAAAAGAAGCATTAGTTGAAAATTCTAATTTATTAAATAAATACATTTTTATAACAGTAGAAAATAATCAAAATAAAGTTACTATTAAAATAAAAGATAATGCAGGTGGAGTTTCAAAAGAGAACCTAAATAAAGTTTTTGATGCATATTTTACTACTAAAGAGAAAAGTGGTGGAACAGGTATTGGGTTATATATTTGTAAACAAATAATCGAAACTAGTATGAAAGGTGAAATTTTAGTTTCAAATGTCGAATATAAATATGAAAATGAGAATCATTTGGGTGCAGAATTTAAAATAATAATTCCAATAAATTTAGATAAAGATATAAAATGAAAAAAAACTTATTATATTTAATACTTATATTTTTTACTACTTTTTTAAGTGCCAATGAAAAAGTTGTGTTACAGCTAAAATGGTTTCATCAGTTTCAATTTGCAGGGTATTATGCTGCAAAAGAGAAAGGTTTTTATGATGAAGTTGGTTTAGATGTACAAATTAAACAAAGAGATTTAAAATATAATAATATTGATGAAGTAATAAATGGAAATGCTCAGTATGGTATTGCTGATTCTATTTTAATTTTATATAGACTAAAACAACAGCCTGTAGTTATTATTTCTCCTATTTTTCAACACTCTCCTAGTGTTTTTATATCTCTAAAGAAAAATAAAATTTCTTCAGTTTATGAGTTAAATAATAAAAATGTTCTTTTTTATCCAAGTGATACTGATGGTTTTTCTCTTCTTGCAATGATTAAAAACTTTGATATAGATGTAAATTTAATTAGAGAAAGATATAAAAATGATTATGTAAGACTTATTAATAATGAAGTTGATGTAATGCCTGCATATATTACAAATGAGCCATTTTTATTTAAGCAAAAAGGTTATGATGTAAATATTATAAATCCTACTAATTATGGTTTTGATATGTATGGAGATATACTTTTTACAAATGAAGATGAAGCAAGAAATCATCCTAAAAGAGTAGAAAAGTTTAAAGAAGCAACACTTAAAGGTTGGAAATATGCTTTAGAAAATAAAGAAGAGATAATAAAGCTTATAAGTGAAAAATATACTAAAGAAAAATCTATTGAACACTTAAGATATGAAGCAGATGCAATTGAATCATTAATTAATATGAATGCTACACCACTTGGATATTTAGACCAAGGAAGAATTAGATACATAAGTGAGATGTATAAATATTATGGTTTAACTCAATCAAAAATAGATTTAAATAACTTTCTATTTGAAGAAATTTCAAAAGATGATAAGAAAATAATATTAAATAATGAAGAGATTAAATATTTAAAAGATAATCCTATTTTAAAGGTTTATAATTTTAACTCTTTTCCTCCATATAATTTTAATATGAATAATCATCCAAAAGGTTTTGTGATTGATTATATGGAACTATTTGGAAAAATCTTAGGTGTTAAAATAGAATTTATTCAAAATGTGTCATGGAAAGATTCATTTAATATGCTTAATAATAATCAGCTTGATATTCTTCCAAATATAGCAATAAACGAAAAAAGAGAAGAGATTATAGATTTTACAAATTTTTCATTAGTCAATTTTCAAATGAGTTTAGGTGTAAATAAACAGTCAACTATTAAAACTTTAGAAGACTTAAAAAATAAAAAAGTTTCTGTTTTAAAAAATTCTTTTTTAGAAAATATATTAAAAAACAATTATCCCGAAATTCAATTATATACTACAGAAACAATAAAAGAGGCTATAGAAGCAGTTGCATCAAATAAAGTTGATGCAGTTGTAGATAATTTATCTACAATTGAGTATTTTATAAATAAAAATTGGTTAAGTAATATAAAAACTATAGTTGTAAAAGAGAACAATATACAAACTATAACGCCTTTGCATATGGGTGTAAAAAAGGATAACTTAATTCTAAAATCAATTTTAGAAAAAGTTAATGAACAAATACCAGAAAAAGAGATTAGAAAATTAGTAGATAAATGGCTAAAGAATAGTTTTTATGAAGAGATAAAATTAACTCAAATACAGCAAGATTATTTATCAAATAAAAGGAATATTAATTATTGTATTAATTCTAATTTAATGCCTATTGAAAAGATAGAAAATGGTAATTTAACGGGAATAACTTCTGAATATATAAATATTTTTAAAGAAAAATTGAATGTAAATTTCAATTATGTATCAACTAAGTCACTTAAAGAAGGTTTAGATAAATTATTAACACTTGATTGTGATTTAGCTACATTTATTCAAAATACAGATGAAAAAAATAAATTAGTTAATCTATCTGATTCACATTTTTCTTTCCCTTTTGTTTTAGTTACTTAACTTTCGCACGTTAAATTGATTAAAATTGTAGCTAAATCTCCCTAAAACATTACTCCTTTAGTTAATAATCTTATCCTTGTTGACATAAAAATAATTTAGTTGTTTTTCTATGATATTTTTCTATTTTGAACTCTCAATAAAGCCCTTAAATAGGCACTTTTAGCTATAATATCTATTATATTAAAGGGTAAGAATGCAGATAGAATCCAAGATCATCGGTATTATAAACGATAAGTTAAAAAATCCAATCTATGAAACATTACGTTTGTTAAATATGAAAACTATTTTAACCAAGAGCAATTTTTCTAAAAAAGAGGGAGTTGCTGTTCATATGGTTGTATTACATTTTGTATATATGCTGGTTATGAATAAAAAAATATCAACCTTTATGGATCAAAGTAATGATAGTTTCAAAAAAGATGTATATTATCGATTACTTTCCAATACTTCTTATAATTGGAGAAAACTATTATCTCTTAGTTCTTTAAAGATCTTATCACTACTTCATAAAGTGCAAGATTCAAAGCTAGTAAGAGTTCTTATACTTGATGATACTGTTGAAGATAAAGTTGGTAAAAATATAGAGGGAAGTTGTGACAACCTTTGGAGCAATAAAGCAAAGAGAAAAATCAGAGGTGTAAATGTTGTATCACTAAACTATAGTGATGGTTATTCAAATTTTATGTTGGACTTTGCAATTGCTATGAACAGTTATGCAAGGGTAAAGATAGAAGAGTTTACAAATATTATTGATCATCGAACCAATGCACATAAGCGAAGATTGGAAAGCTTAAAAGGGAAATCACAAATTGCTATAGAGATGATTAAAAGAGCAGTAGCTAGTGGTATATATGCAGATTATCTGCTTGTAGATAGCTGGTATTCTAAACCTGTATTTATAGAAACTATGAATGAACTTGGATTGCAAGTCATTTCAAGAATGGTAAACAATGACAGGATATGGAATTTTACAGGAGAGAAAAAGACCCTTGATGGCATCTATAACAAATTTAAAAAGCTTAAATCTATCAAGATGGGTCAATATGGCAAAAAGATAAAGTTTGAGTATTTTTCAACCATAGTTGAACATAAAAAAGCTGGTAAATTAAAAATTGTTTTTATAAAAACAAAAGAGAATTTAATACCAATCGTATCAACCAATCTTATACTTAGTGATGAAGAGATTATAGATATTTATAAAAGACGATGGGATATAGAACAAGGGTATAAAGAACTTCGTGAACACTTTGGATTCGGAAAAGAAGAGAATCGAATCTATGAAGCTTTGATAGCCAGAATTACACTATCTTTTTTTACATACAATGTTGTTAGCTATATAAATCGTATCAGCAATGAACCTAAAACAATTGGTGGATTGTTTAAAGATTTAGAATGTGAACTTCATACTCTAGCAATAGCTATGCAAGCATTTTTAGCTATTTTAGATGAGATTGCAAAAATTGAAGAAGTTGTCAATAGAAATGAGGATTTTACAGCTATCATTGATCTATTAAGAGATGTGACTGGAAAATTGCTTGGTTTTAGGTGCGAAAGTTAAGTTAGTTACAAAACTTGATAAAACTTTTATCTCTTCTTTAAAGTTTTTGGATGGCAAAAAAATTGCATATGTGGATGAGATATACAAAGAAATGCTGATAAAAAAATACCCACAAATAGAGTTTATAAAAGTTGATTCATTAAAAGAAGGATTAAATAAAGTTAATAACGATGATTTTTTTGGTTTAGTTGAAATTCTTCCTGTTGTGGGACATGAAATACAAAAAGACTTTTCAAATAGTCTTAAAATATCAAAAGAGATTTTTAATAATATTAATATTTCAATTGCTAGTTCTAGAAATAATTTAATATTAAATGATATTGTTAATA
This genomic interval carries:
- a CDS encoding rhodanese-like domain-containing protein, with the translated sequence MNKKILTTLVVLSSTIYLNGMDITKAPTPKKEKAKTDLGLYVTATEASKYLEANKSSILIDVRSPGELKFIGAASRMDIHVPLMLVDPSKYNPKKGGYAMKKNKYAVEEIVFELNNKKVKKDEAIFVTCRSGSTRAAPIVNALAKKGYTNVWTLVDGYEGGKAKDGQFKGERVVDGWLHSGLDWSWKVSEEKLWFECKYKELFSKEDKLKCNM
- a CDS encoding cache domain-containing protein, whose amino-acid sequence is MSETILKKENSVLKLIKYGALISIIIVSLLITILFVKEKNDLLSSDIKKIEENYLSLNNRTIENLVNKIYNLIELEKDFEKEDFNSEIKEEVTQAYSLILSLYNEKINQKEFSQEKFIGSIKNALRDIRFNNDGYLFLYTMDGKNIFNGEFPAIEGKNLWEHKDSKGTFLLKEMYSILKNKDETFYEWFWKEKPSDKLEYKKIGFFKRIPELNMFIGAGYYEKNLKKRTQTRILKKLNSLKLKEPEHIFIYDLKGTCLVNPKKELIGTNRYNVQSEDGKFILRDLIDFSIKNKEGFIQYNSTVKLNESLISNDKISFVKLYEDWNWMIGSGFYLEELKKRIIEKKEDLIISNKKTINEIILIAIITTFLMIIVSFYLSNIINNIFLDYKKRIDLEMNNTLEKEKLLMQQSKMATMGEMIASIAHQWKQPLNLISISNGLLKINNQEKGFSTLQEITNAIDNIDNSVHNLSQTIDDFKNFFSPNKEKVTFNILDAVEDTFKLINTQFKNNDIVIIKNIKDIELFGYKNELLQVLINILKNSKEALVENSNLLNKYIFITVENNQNKVTIKIKDNAGGVSKENLNKVFDAYFTTKEKSGGTGIGLYICKQIIETSMKGEILVSNVEYKYENENHLGAEFKIIIPINLDKDIK
- a CDS encoding ABC transporter substrate-binding protein; this encodes MKKNLLYLILIFFTTFLSANEKVVLQLKWFHQFQFAGYYAAKEKGFYDEVGLDVQIKQRDLKYNNIDEVINGNAQYGIADSILILYRLKQQPVVIISPIFQHSPSVFISLKKNKISSVYELNNKNVLFYPSDTDGFSLLAMIKNFDIDVNLIRERYKNDYVRLINNEVDVMPAYITNEPFLFKQKGYDVNIINPTNYGFDMYGDILFTNEDEARNHPKRVEKFKEATLKGWKYALENKEEIIKLISEKYTKEKSIEHLRYEADAIESLINMNATPLGYLDQGRIRYISEMYKYYGLTQSKIDLNNFLFEEISKDDKKIILNNEEIKYLKDNPILKVYNFNSFPPYNFNMNNHPKGFVIDYMELFGKILGVKIEFIQNVSWKDSFNMLNNNQLDILPNIAINEKREEIIDFTNFSLVNFQMSLGVNKQSTIKTLEDLKNKKVSVLKNSFLENILKNNYPEIQLYTTETIKEAIEAVASNKVDAVVDNLSTIEYFINKNWLSNIKTIVVKENNIQTITPLHMGVKKDNLILKSILEKVNEQIPEKEIRKLVDKWLKNSFYEEIKLTQIQQDYLSNKRNINYCINSNLMPIEKIENGNLTGITSEYINIFKEKLNVNFNYVSTKSLKEGLDKLLTLDCDLATFIQNTDEKNKLVNLSDSHFSFPFVLVT
- a CDS encoding transposase — translated: MQIESKIIGIINDKLKNPIYETLRLLNMKTILTKSNFSKKEGVAVHMVVLHFVYMLVMNKKISTFMDQSNDSFKKDVYYRLLSNTSYNWRKLLSLSSLKILSLLHKVQDSKLVRVLILDDTVEDKVGKNIEGSCDNLWSNKAKRKIRGVNVVSLNYSDGYSNFMLDFAIAMNSYARVKIEEFTNIIDHRTNAHKRRLESLKGKSQIAIEMIKRAVASGIYADYLLVDSWYSKPVFIETMNELGLQVISRMVNNDRIWNFTGEKKTLDGIYNKFKKLKSIKMGQYGKKIKFEYFSTIVEHKKAGKLKIVFIKTKENLIPIVSTNLILSDEEIIDIYKRRWDIEQGYKELREHFGFGKEENRIYEALIARITLSFFTYNVVSYINRISNEPKTIGGLFKDLECELHTLAIAMQAFLAILDEIAKIEEVVNRNEDFTAIIDLLRDVTGKLLGFRCES